In Pedobacter sp. W3I1, one DNA window encodes the following:
- a CDS encoding AraC family transcriptional regulator, with amino-acid sequence MIKRVLQNTFSLLNVDYVKLTAKWNYQNVISPYFRIYYIDDGNGEVADQSGSLKLEPGYLYIIPSFTLCNLHCNGYLSQYFVQFFEESVDGTSLFARSRNVSKIKATPMDIDLFKRLLEINPGRGINRSDDPKIYEKNIFYREYQELNNMQGLASYLETQGILLQLTGRLLQPQLHRKHEDRHAPAKIVETVGYILVNLQQELSVTGLASRVNQHPDYFSRLFKTFTGQRPVTFILEKRIERAQYLLATSRLAYSDIAVQTGFDNLSYFSKSFKKLTGMSPSAYKKQVYRVGFTL; translated from the coding sequence ATGATTAAAAGAGTACTGCAAAATACTTTTTCGCTACTCAATGTAGATTATGTGAAATTAACGGCCAAATGGAATTACCAGAATGTGATCAGTCCTTATTTCCGGATTTATTACATAGACGATGGAAATGGTGAGGTAGCCGACCAGTCGGGGTCTTTAAAACTTGAACCTGGATATTTATATATTATACCGAGTTTCACACTTTGTAATCTACATTGCAATGGATATTTAAGCCAGTATTTCGTGCAGTTTTTTGAAGAATCTGTAGACGGGACTTCTCTGTTTGCGCGGAGCCGTAATGTTTCAAAGATTAAGGCAACACCGATGGACATTGATCTTTTTAAGCGACTGCTAGAAATAAATCCCGGCCGTGGCATTAACAGGTCTGATGATCCAAAGATTTATGAGAAAAATATTTTTTACAGAGAATACCAGGAGCTGAACAATATGCAGGGCTTAGCCAGCTACCTGGAAACCCAGGGCATACTGCTCCAATTGACGGGACGTTTGCTCCAACCACAGTTACATCGTAAACATGAGGACCGGCATGCTCCGGCCAAGATCGTGGAAACGGTTGGTTATATCCTGGTAAATTTGCAGCAGGAATTATCCGTAACTGGTCTTGCCTCCCGTGTTAATCAGCACCCCGATTATTTCTCTCGCTTATTCAAAACTTTTACCGGCCAGCGCCCTGTTACCTTTATTCTTGAAAAACGGATCGAGCGGGCGCAGTATTTATTGGCCACCAGCCGGCTTGCCTATTCGGATATTGCGGTACAAACCGGATTTGATAATCTCTCCTACTTCTCAAAATCATTCAAAAAACTTACTGGTATGTCTCCCAGTGCCTATAAAAAACAGGTATATAGAGTAGGTTTCACTTTATAA
- a CDS encoding TonB-dependent receptor has protein sequence MKITNLLRLLAPARLRLLLLLLLPMSALPVIAQTTSIKGIVTSADDNRPLPGVTVMEKGKQNGMVTNPDGSYSLNVLKDATLVFSSIGFATMEVKVDGKTTLNIKLQSDISSLNEVVVIGYGTARKKDLIGSVNVVSAKDAGANTNTSAAQLLIGKAPGVQVLNSNGSPGSNAQIIVRGTGSFTNVEPLYVVDGIQSDANLFNTINPQDIDNITILKDAASTAIYGVAAANGVVIVTTKKAKSGIPQILFDSQVGTSSVRKQLDLLNANDYVNLIKDIAATNNLTPPAKLSTPFVGVDRTDWQKEIFKTALSTQNNASISGGGEKVTYNLSLGYLTQQATVKDYRLRRLNSRFSLDEKLGRFHFGQSLNIRYTNTNGQTASILNAISYAPYQPIYDPAILGGYSILTNVDDNSNAVNPLQNLGVQTLSSNDLVLYPQVFGEVNIIKGLTFRSQLAGVYGTSTNDSYQIPYITSNNLAFSRQAGRSFNSYSNYTFENYLSYNRIFGKHSISATAGTSYIDAGSSKYLSVLGTGMLNDNVKDIGVAPTITSQANTSGYYTQFGRAISYYGRLVYTFNDRYILSGSIRRDGSSNFGPQSRYGNFPGVGFAWRISEEGFVKSALPFISDAKLRVGWGRTGNNKFGLTTTQVFTFGGSPNGNLIYSLGENEGFVNGTTVTSIANPLLRWEQTDQTDIGLDLGFLKNKLTLTLDYYNRKSSGLLVGIPIPTSVGVGGLSGFGSTLITNAADAQNKGFEFQLAYTGKTNDFNYNVSVNGGYNQNKTLSLGAQSSTPIIGGYFNNLNGITLTQPGSPIGAFYGYSVDHVASTQAEINALNVATRQRTGNPASVYQDGLLPGDFIFKDLNNDGVVDSKDQKILGSPIPKFTYGFNAGASYKNFDLNIVISGVQGVQLANSLKFYTENASTGHNAATAILNRWRKPGDIAALPRAGQNVTATGNLRPSDFFVENGSYLRVRNVTLGYTFTKTALNSFSGNVLSRLRVYVAAQNLFTLTKYTGYDPEISTQTSGGVNGGATDYIFNRGIDDGQIPQPRTFLAGIQVGF, from the coding sequence ATGAAAATTACCAATTTACTAAGGCTGCTCGCCCCAGCCAGATTACGGCTCCTGCTGCTGTTGCTTTTGCCGATGAGTGCATTGCCGGTTATTGCACAAACCACTAGTATTAAAGGAATTGTAACCTCAGCCGATGATAACAGGCCGCTTCCAGGAGTTACAGTAATGGAAAAAGGGAAGCAAAACGGAATGGTTACCAATCCCGATGGTTCTTATTCACTTAACGTTCTAAAAGATGCCACTCTTGTGTTTTCTTCTATCGGTTTTGCAACCATGGAGGTTAAAGTAGATGGGAAAACGACCCTAAATATAAAACTGCAAAGTGATATCAGCTCCCTTAACGAGGTTGTGGTTATCGGTTATGGAACCGCCCGGAAAAAAGATCTCATCGGCTCAGTAAACGTGGTGTCAGCTAAGGATGCCGGCGCCAATACCAATACCAGTGCCGCACAGCTCCTTATAGGTAAAGCCCCCGGTGTACAGGTATTAAATTCAAACGGTAGTCCTGGTTCAAATGCCCAGATCATCGTACGTGGAACCGGCTCTTTTACCAATGTTGAGCCACTCTATGTGGTAGATGGGATACAAAGCGATGCCAATCTTTTTAACACGATCAATCCACAAGACATTGATAATATTACCATTTTAAAAGATGCGGCCTCTACGGCCATTTATGGTGTTGCCGCCGCTAATGGTGTGGTTATCGTTACCACCAAAAAAGCTAAAAGCGGTATCCCGCAGATATTATTTGACTCGCAGGTTGGTACTTCATCAGTACGCAAACAACTTGATCTGCTTAATGCAAACGACTATGTCAATCTTATAAAAGATATAGCCGCTACCAATAACCTTACCCCCCCGGCCAAACTAAGTACTCCTTTTGTCGGTGTTGACCGTACCGATTGGCAAAAAGAAATATTCAAAACAGCTTTATCTACCCAAAACAATGCAAGTATAAGCGGTGGCGGCGAAAAGGTTACCTATAATCTCTCATTAGGTTATTTAACCCAACAAGCTACTGTTAAAGATTACCGTTTAAGAAGATTAAACAGCCGTTTTTCACTAGATGAGAAGCTAGGGCGTTTTCATTTCGGCCAAAGCCTTAACATCCGTTACACCAACACTAACGGACAAACAGCCAGCATATTAAATGCCATCAGCTACGCGCCTTATCAGCCAATATACGACCCCGCTATTTTGGGTGGCTACTCTATTCTGACCAATGTTGATGATAACAGTAACGCCGTAAATCCATTACAGAATTTAGGCGTCCAAACCTTATCAAGCAACGATCTGGTATTATATCCGCAGGTTTTTGGCGAAGTAAATATTATTAAAGGTCTAACTTTTAGGTCGCAGCTGGCGGGTGTATATGGCACTTCGACAAATGATTCATACCAGATCCCTTATATAACATCGAACAACCTGGCTTTCAGTCGGCAGGCAGGCCGCTCATTTAACAGTTATTCCAATTATACTTTTGAAAACTACCTTTCTTATAACCGTATTTTTGGCAAACACAGTATATCGGCAACCGCAGGTACCAGTTATATTGATGCCGGATCGAGCAAATACCTGAGTGTATTGGGTACAGGAATGCTAAATGACAATGTAAAAGATATAGGTGTAGCGCCAACAATCACCAGCCAGGCCAACACATCCGGTTATTATACACAGTTTGGCCGGGCCATCTCTTATTATGGCCGCCTGGTATATACCTTTAACGATCGGTATATCTTATCAGGAAGTATCCGCCGCGATGGCTCATCAAACTTTGGCCCTCAAAGCCGTTATGGTAATTTTCCAGGAGTAGGCTTTGCATGGCGCATCAGCGAAGAAGGTTTTGTAAAATCGGCACTGCCGTTTATCAGCGATGCTAAATTACGGGTAGGCTGGGGTCGTACAGGTAATAACAAGTTTGGTTTAACCACAACGCAGGTGTTTACCTTTGGTGGTTCGCCAAACGGTAACCTGATTTATTCGCTTGGCGAGAATGAGGGCTTTGTAAATGGAACAACGGTAACTTCTATTGCAAACCCGCTGTTGAGATGGGAACAAACAGATCAAACCGATATTGGGCTTGATCTAGGCTTCCTGAAAAACAAACTTACGCTTACCCTTGATTACTATAACCGAAAAAGCAGCGGGTTATTAGTGGGCATTCCAATACCAACCAGTGTTGGTGTCGGCGGGTTGAGCGGATTCGGCAGTACATTAATTACCAATGCTGCAGATGCTCAAAATAAAGGTTTCGAATTTCAGTTGGCCTATACTGGCAAAACTAATGACTTTAACTACAATGTTAGTGTAAATGGAGGTTATAACCAAAATAAAACCTTATCACTGGGTGCACAATCGTCAACGCCTATAATTGGAGGATACTTTAACAATTTAAATGGGATCACATTAACCCAACCAGGCTCGCCTATTGGGGCTTTTTATGGCTATTCGGTTGATCATGTAGCCAGCACACAGGCAGAAATTAATGCATTAAATGTAGCTACCAGACAAAGAACCGGAAATCCAGCCAGTGTATATCAGGATGGATTATTACCAGGCGATTTTATATTTAAAGATCTTAATAATGATGGTGTTGTGGATAGTAAAGACCAGAAGATACTGGGCAGTCCAATTCCTAAATTTACATACGGTTTTAATGCAGGGGCATCTTACAAGAACTTCGACCTCAATATCGTTATCTCGGGTGTTCAAGGTGTACAATTGGCCAACTCACTTAAGTTTTACACCGAAAATGCCTCAACCGGACATAATGCTGCTACCGCCATTTTAAACAGGTGGAGAAAACCGGGTGATATCGCCGCTTTGCCAAGGGCAGGCCAAAATGTTACGGCAACAGGGAATTTGAGACCTTCTGATTTTTTTGTTGAGAATGGATCGTACCTGCGGGTACGTAACGTAACCTTAGGTTACACTTTCACAAAAACAGCATTAAATTCTTTCTCAGGTAATGTATTAAGCAGATTACGGGTTTATGTTGCCGCTCAAAACTTATTTACCCTAACAAAATATACTGGATATGACCCCGAAATAAGCACTCAAACCAGTGGTGGTGTTAATGGTGGTGCCACTGATTATATATTTAACCGCGGCATTGATGATGGGCAGATACCACAGCCACGTACATTTTTGGCGGGCATACAAGTTGGATTTTAA
- a CDS encoding cellulase family glycosylhydrolase: MRTLNYVICIVVTLFFTRCQKPEVAIPESTINKKTARALTATSYPSYNLSPLPADQSGVGSTALQLSKKFQLGWNIGNTLEATGGETNWGNPVVSQALIDQVKRSGFTAVRIPCSWNQYMANSATAQLQQSWLNRVKQVVQYCVNDGLYVILNIHWDGGWLENNCTTAQQAQVNALQKAFWEQIATQMRDFDEHVMFASANEPAVSDATGMSVLLSYHQTFVNAVRSTGGRNSYRVLVIQGPTTNIEYTNNLMNTLPTDPAANRLMVEVHHYTPFNFAGLTQDASWGNMFYYWGNGYHSTTDPSRNATFGEESNAATEFALMKTKYVDKGIPVILGEYGAIRRLNTLSGDALTLHLASRAYYLNHITHQALLYGLQPFYFDDGSAGNNAFRLIDRQTNGVADQQGLAAVVQGTQNNTASTIQVGQVYQIVNRYSFKALEFGGWATANQTPAQQWGYVAGANQQFKVEDAGGGYYRLTPMHATGKCLEISGWNTADGGQAALWDYSGGANQKWSIQITTNGYYKIVNANSGKALDVLNSSLNNGGAAVQWTYSGGRNQQWAFLKI; encoded by the coding sequence ATGAGAACCTTAAACTATGTTATCTGCATTGTTGTGACGCTTTTTTTCACAAGATGTCAAAAGCCTGAAGTTGCCATTCCAGAATCAACGATCAATAAAAAAACAGCCCGTGCGTTAACAGCAACAAGTTATCCAAGTTATAATTTATCTCCTCTTCCAGCCGATCAATCAGGTGTAGGCAGTACAGCACTCCAGCTTTCTAAAAAATTCCAGTTAGGCTGGAATATTGGCAATACCCTTGAGGCAACAGGTGGTGAAACGAATTGGGGAAATCCGGTGGTGAGTCAGGCACTTATCGATCAGGTTAAAAGAAGTGGTTTCACTGCAGTCCGGATCCCTTGCTCATGGAACCAATACATGGCCAACAGCGCTACGGCACAACTTCAGCAATCATGGCTTAACAGGGTAAAGCAGGTTGTGCAATACTGCGTAAACGATGGCCTTTATGTAATTTTAAATATCCATTGGGACGGCGGATGGTTGGAAAATAATTGCACCACGGCCCAACAGGCCCAGGTTAATGCATTACAAAAAGCCTTTTGGGAACAGATTGCGACACAAATGCGTGATTTTGACGAACATGTAATGTTCGCTAGTGCAAATGAACCTGCGGTATCAGATGCAACCGGTATGAGTGTGCTGCTTTCCTATCATCAAACCTTTGTAAATGCAGTCAGATCAACCGGGGGGCGCAATAGTTACAGAGTACTGGTTATCCAGGGGCCAACCACCAACATTGAATACACCAATAATTTAATGAATACGCTCCCTACAGACCCAGCGGCTAATCGTTTGATGGTTGAAGTGCACCACTATACTCCGTTTAATTTTGCAGGTTTAACCCAGGATGCAAGCTGGGGCAATATGTTCTATTACTGGGGCAATGGATACCATTCTACAACCGATCCTTCACGAAATGCGACTTTTGGCGAAGAATCGAACGCCGCGACAGAGTTTGCATTAATGAAGACCAAATACGTTGACAAAGGTATTCCGGTTATCTTGGGAGAATACGGCGCAATTCGTCGGCTAAACACACTTTCTGGAGATGCATTAACCCTGCACCTGGCCAGCAGGGCGTATTATCTAAATCACATTACCCACCAGGCATTATTATACGGCCTGCAACCATTCTATTTTGACGACGGATCAGCCGGAAACAATGCATTCAGGCTCATAGACAGGCAGACTAATGGTGTGGCCGATCAACAGGGACTGGCTGCAGTGGTGCAAGGTACCCAAAATAATACGGCCTCAACCATCCAGGTGGGGCAGGTTTACCAGATTGTAAACAGATATAGTTTTAAAGCATTGGAATTTGGGGGATGGGCTACTGCCAATCAAACACCCGCGCAGCAGTGGGGTTATGTAGCTGGGGCGAACCAGCAGTTTAAAGTAGAAGATGCGGGCGGTGGCTATTACCGGTTAACCCCAATGCATGCTACCGGAAAGTGTTTAGAAATTTCTGGCTGGAATACTGCTGATGGCGGTCAGGCAGCATTATGGGATTATAGCGGTGGCGCCAATCAAAAATGGTCAATTCAGATTACCACAAATGGATATTATAAAATCGTTAATGCAAATAGCGGAAAAGCTTTGGATGTTCTTAATTCTTCGCTCAATAATGGTGGTGCAGCTGTACAATGGACTTACTCGGGAGGCCGCAATCAGCAATGGGCCTTTCTGAAAATATAG
- a CDS encoding alpha-L-fucosidase: MKKRIFVCMIAISMLLNAQAQQKTDNPEQGKFSPTNESLKQYKYPDWFRDAKFGIWSHWGPQAVPRQGDWYARNMYIQGNNQNKYHVEHYGTPSKFGYKDIIPLWKAEKWNPEQLMALYKKAGAKYFVSMGSHHDMFFLWNSKIHKWNSVNMGPHKDVVGLWQKAAKKEGLRFGVSEHLAASFNWFQPSHGSDKTGQFAGVPYDGRDPQYSDLYHLPADSSNIKEWLTNNPAWHKKWLENVTELIDNYHPDLLYSDSKLPFEEYGRKMLAHYYNQDMAKNKGKLEAVYTPKEPSEGKWAQDVERGVLDSISPFPWQTDTSIGDWYYRTGQRYRSANEIAQLLIDVVSKNGNLLINVVQTPEGDLEPDVIKIVTEVGEWTKTYGEGIYATRPWKVYGEGPSTIKSNQKKGNFGGLTDTREYEATDIRYTTKGGNLFAFCLSVPKTDIKMELLGKKSKYLDKPISSVSLLGSKEKLDWTQTDGSLVIKKPKNYPTWSVTGFKIEFKK, translated from the coding sequence ATGAAAAAAAGAATATTCGTATGCATGATTGCAATTTCCATGTTGTTAAATGCACAGGCACAGCAAAAAACCGATAACCCTGAACAGGGTAAATTCAGTCCAACCAACGAATCCTTAAAACAGTATAAATATCCCGATTGGTTCCGTGATGCCAAATTTGGTATCTGGTCGCATTGGGGCCCTCAGGCAGTTCCCCGTCAGGGCGACTGGTATGCCCGAAACATGTATATACAAGGCAATAATCAGAATAAATATCATGTAGAACATTATGGGACACCATCCAAATTTGGCTACAAAGACATTATTCCGCTTTGGAAGGCAGAAAAATGGAATCCTGAACAGTTGATGGCCCTATACAAAAAAGCGGGAGCCAAATATTTTGTAAGTATGGGTTCTCACCACGATATGTTCTTTTTGTGGAATTCGAAGATACATAAGTGGAATTCGGTAAATATGGGGCCACACAAGGATGTGGTTGGCCTCTGGCAGAAAGCAGCAAAAAAAGAAGGCCTCCGTTTTGGGGTTTCTGAGCATCTTGCTGCAAGTTTCAACTGGTTTCAACCCAGCCATGGATCGGATAAAACAGGCCAGTTTGCCGGAGTTCCGTATGATGGTCGCGATCCTCAATATTCAGACCTGTATCATTTGCCTGCTGATTCAAGCAATATAAAAGAATGGCTTACCAATAATCCTGCATGGCATAAAAAATGGTTAGAAAATGTAACCGAACTTATTGATAACTATCACCCTGACCTGCTTTATTCTGATAGCAAACTTCCTTTTGAAGAATACGGGCGTAAAATGCTTGCCCATTATTATAATCAGGATATGGCTAAAAATAAAGGTAAACTTGAAGCTGTTTATACACCTAAAGAACCCTCTGAAGGTAAATGGGCGCAGGATGTTGAACGCGGTGTATTGGATTCGATCAGCCCTTTTCCGTGGCAGACCGATACCTCAATTGGCGATTGGTATTACCGAACAGGACAACGCTACAGGAGTGCAAATGAAATTGCCCAGCTTTTGATTGACGTGGTAAGTAAAAATGGAAACCTGCTGATTAATGTTGTACAAACCCCAGAAGGCGACTTAGAGCCTGATGTAATCAAAATAGTAACGGAAGTAGGGGAATGGACCAAAACTTATGGAGAAGGAATTTATGCCACAAGGCCATGGAAAGTATACGGAGAAGGACCATCTACGATTAAATCGAACCAGAAAAAAGGCAATTTCGGTGGATTGACAGATACCAGGGAATATGAGGCTACAGATATCCGTTATACAACAAAGGGGGGCAACCTTTTTGCTTTCTGCCTAAGTGTTCCCAAAACAGATATAAAAATGGAATTATTAGGAAAAAAATCTAAATATCTTGATAAACCGATCAGTTCGGTTTCCCTTTTGGGCAGTAAAGAAAAACTGGACTGGACGCAAACTGATGGTTCACTGGTGATCAAAAAGCCGAAAAATTATCCCACCTGGTCGGTAACAGGATTTAAAATAGAATTTAAAAAATAA
- a CDS encoding S41 family peptidase: MNSRILALLLFLCLTAQASAQETACDCAANLDETIRKTALNYAGFPSKVNTKTKASYALLVSSLRSKSRRQQSAKACFDLIKQYVRFFKDKHFSLTYYPEETTEREIIQVDSIIHTLESGKSDAVEGIWVNPDSSLKLAIKKFPNREYKAMVIASTDKKQVKGQVYFSLTPHQKGFLLNQYNVFGSTDLYARQRGGLLQLWGFALFGKISGKGMTTDEQKELNTWKNNNNGLDFKLLDQETSYLKIPTFFNNDNKIEKLVAASDKTIRATKYLIIDLRGNGGGNAGWSFLLPYIMTGPIQQNGSKLRISEDNVKLKREELESFVKNPVPKEMQKYFPDSYVNKLKRVYNALAVTNAAFIEIPGVAIPLDSVLGKPQKVALITDGLCGSSTEFFFNLMQQSGKTTRYGSNTVGMMDFEGPTSRTPLPCKQLVLMIPVSKMSWADTHPIDQTGFAPDVKLDLPQKDWVNYVRQDLKKEAR, encoded by the coding sequence ATGAACAGCAGAATATTAGCATTATTATTGTTTTTATGCTTAACAGCTCAAGCTTCCGCTCAGGAAACGGCCTGTGACTGTGCCGCTAACCTTGATGAAACCATCCGCAAAACAGCACTTAACTATGCGGGCTTCCCTTCCAAAGTAAATACTAAAACTAAAGCCAGCTATGCCCTTCTGGTCAGCTCGCTGAGATCAAAGTCAAGGCGGCAGCAAAGTGCGAAAGCGTGTTTCGACCTGATTAAACAATATGTCAGGTTCTTTAAAGACAAACATTTTTCCCTTACTTACTATCCAGAGGAGACTACCGAACGGGAGATTATACAGGTAGACAGCATCATCCATACTCTTGAATCAGGCAAAAGTGATGCTGTGGAAGGTATCTGGGTTAATCCCGACAGCTCACTTAAACTTGCCATTAAAAAATTTCCTAACCGGGAGTATAAAGCAATGGTGATTGCCTCAACGGATAAGAAACAGGTTAAAGGGCAGGTATATTTTTCTTTAACACCGCACCAGAAAGGTTTTTTACTGAACCAGTACAATGTATTCGGCAGCACAGATTTATATGCCCGGCAGAGGGGTGGATTACTGCAATTGTGGGGCTTTGCCCTATTCGGAAAAATTTCTGGTAAAGGAATGACCACGGATGAGCAAAAAGAACTTAATACCTGGAAGAATAACAATAATGGGCTGGATTTTAAGCTGCTTGACCAGGAAACAAGTTATCTTAAAATCCCAACGTTTTTTAATAACGACAACAAAATCGAAAAGCTCGTTGCTGCAAGTGACAAAACCATTAGGGCCACTAAGTACCTGATTATCGACCTGCGTGGTAATGGTGGAGGCAATGCTGGCTGGAGCTTTTTACTGCCGTATATAATGACCGGGCCAATCCAGCAGAACGGCTCAAAACTAAGGATCTCCGAAGACAACGTTAAACTTAAACGTGAAGAATTAGAATCTTTCGTCAAAAACCCTGTTCCCAAAGAGATGCAAAAGTATTTTCCTGATAGCTATGTCAATAAACTAAAACGGGTGTATAACGCGCTGGCTGTTACGAATGCAGCCTTCATTGAAATTCCGGGAGTTGCCATACCGCTGGATTCTGTATTGGGTAAACCCCAAAAGGTAGCATTAATCACTGATGGACTTTGCGGAAGCTCAACCGAATTTTTCTTTAATTTGATGCAGCAGAGTGGAAAAACGACGAGGTATGGCAGCAATACGGTAGGTATGATGGACTTTGAAGGACCAACAAGTAGAACGCCACTCCCTTGTAAGCAGCTGGTTTTGATGATTCCCGTATCAAAAATGAGTTGGGCCGATACTCATCCGATAGACCAGACCGGATTTGCCCCGGATGTAAAACTGGATTTACCTCAAAAGGATTGGGTGAATTATGTCAGACAGGATTTAAAGAAAGAAGCCAGGTAG
- a CDS encoding RagB/SusD family nutrient uptake outer membrane protein, protein MMKKYIKYLIVVVLIIATGGCKKSLDLQNKSAYTYDTYFASDAAINQAVIASYATLLHNGLWAREWYYIFDLLGYDAKNAQPLQGDLLALAQYNFASNQPQLEAMWSSLYRLVMRSNVVINRGQAWAPANATEQANKKQYIAEAKFLRAYAYFNLVNLYGRVPLRKEYIPLPTPEEINLPRAAVADIWAFIEQDLKDAQADLPVSYASANLGRATRGAAVAMLGKSYLYEKKWTNAVTELSKLTQAPYNYALAPVYNNLFDDPNQNNTALNPESIFQVMNQTWTDWGIGNQYYLFGGQETWGGKASHSARAQEYGFNDWNNVFITTTAVKAFSYPNPQTNVAYVDPRAAYTFYGDAASGAQTQYCQLCSTGPVSYPYATAGYKYLKYEYYNKSASFGGPQSGINGQVIRYADVLLMLAEAYIQQGNTGTQPLALINQVRSRPSVNAPLYTSLGAQPQAMTILMRERQLELTGEQSRYFDLIRWGIARQTINSQRQAEDGTQPFLEKNTLLPIPLSEKNANPNVGKDISNDWN, encoded by the coding sequence ATGATGAAAAAATATATAAAATATCTGATTGTTGTAGTTTTAATAATTGCAACCGGGGGATGTAAGAAAAGTTTGGACTTGCAAAATAAAAGCGCATACACTTACGATACCTATTTTGCAAGTGATGCAGCCATAAATCAGGCCGTGATAGCCAGCTACGCTACTTTATTGCATAACGGTTTGTGGGCCCGCGAATGGTATTATATTTTTGACCTGCTGGGTTATGATGCCAAAAATGCCCAACCCCTACAGGGCGATCTCCTGGCGCTCGCACAATATAATTTTGCGTCTAACCAACCGCAGCTGGAAGCTATGTGGTCTTCATTATACCGCTTAGTGATGCGATCGAACGTTGTCATCAATCGTGGCCAGGCATGGGCGCCTGCCAATGCAACCGAACAGGCCAATAAAAAGCAATACATTGCCGAGGCTAAATTCCTGAGGGCCTATGCCTATTTTAACCTGGTTAACCTGTATGGCCGCGTACCTCTGCGCAAGGAATATATCCCTTTGCCAACACCAGAAGAAATTAACCTGCCACGTGCTGCTGTTGCGGATATATGGGCCTTTATAGAACAGGATTTAAAAGACGCGCAAGCAGATCTCCCTGTTTCTTATGCCTCAGCCAATTTAGGGCGCGCTACACGCGGTGCTGCCGTTGCCATGCTGGGTAAATCATACCTGTATGAAAAAAAATGGACAAACGCCGTTACCGAGCTCAGCAAACTGACACAGGCACCATATAATTATGCGCTGGCACCTGTATATAATAACCTGTTTGATGACCCCAATCAGAATAATACTGCGCTTAATCCGGAAAGCATTTTCCAGGTGATGAACCAGACCTGGACCGATTGGGGTATAGGCAACCAGTATTACCTGTTTGGTGGCCAGGAAACATGGGGCGGAAAAGCAAGCCACTCTGCCCGTGCACAAGAATACGGCTTTAACGATTGGAACAATGTGTTTATTACGACCACAGCTGTTAAAGCTTTTAGCTACCCCAACCCACAAACCAATGTAGCTTATGTTGATCCGCGTGCGGCTTATACTTTTTACGGAGATGCTGCCAGTGGAGCACAAACCCAATATTGCCAGCTATGCTCAACCGGGCCGGTGTCCTATCCATATGCTACAGCAGGCTATAAATATTTAAAATATGAATATTATAATAAATCTGCAAGCTTTGGTGGGCCGCAAAGTGGTATTAACGGCCAGGTGATCCGTTATGCAGATGTATTGCTGATGCTTGCCGAGGCTTATATACAGCAGGGCAACACCGGAACACAGCCGTTGGCATTGATTAACCAGGTACGCAGCAGGCCAAGTGTTAACGCACCGCTCTATACCAGTCTGGGAGCCCAGCCTCAGGCCATGACAATTCTCATGCGCGAAAGACAACTGGAACTGACAGGTGAACAATCCCGCTATTTTGATCTGATCCGCTGGGGAATCGCACGGCAGACGATTAATTCGCAAAGACAGGCTGAAGATGGCACACAACCCTTTTTAGAAAAAAATACGTTATTGCCCATCCCCTTATCTGAAAAGAACGCAAATCCAAATGTTGGCAAGGATATCAGTAATGACTGGAATTAG